The genomic window ACCAAAACCAAATCCGTTGGGCggtgaggggaggaggaggaggaggagcggcggGAGGTCCCAGCTCGTGCTAAACCCCGCCCTCCTCCAAGGCGATTGGCTGGCGAAGGAGGCCCCTCCTCATTAAAGAGCGGGAGGTCGGCTGCCGAGGCTTCCCACGATTGGCTAGCTTCTCAAGACCTGCTGTGGATGCGGGCGCGCGGGTCTGACGGTTGGAAGCCGCGATGGACGCCCTCCGATTGGTCGCTGGGCGCGGTAGCGAAGGGAGGCCGGGCGGGGCTTGAGCGGCGATTGGCTGCCTTCGGCCGAGGCGGGAAAAACAGACCTTGTTGGCATTGCCGGCGGTGTCTTGGGTCTCGCGCggggctctctctccccctctctgatTGGTGCGCGGCTCTGGTGTCGTCACTTCCTCTGGAGCGTGAGGAGAATGTGTGGTAGGGGGCGTTAGGGAAGTTGAAAGTCTGTGGTGAGTGAGgcgcttctccctcccccccgtTTCCCTACCCATTTTTCTAACCAatgtctctttcttcctctttgtaaTCTTCCTTCGTGTCCCCTCCCACTGGCCCCTTAATGCTACGCCCGAAACACCCACCCCcgaaaaatattattaaatttctgtgcCGCCCTTAATCTGGGgttcacagggcggtttacactATAAAAACCTCGACATACATACCGTAGTAACAGacaaaaaacagtttaaaaatccATGGATTGTTTaatccagagtttcccaaacttgggtctcttcctgtttggtactacaattcccatcatccctgaccactggtccttctagctagggattatgggaattgtagtccaaaaacagctggcgaaccaagattgggaaaccctggtttaatcAGACAAAtgcctgagagaagaggaatattttctcctaaatatatacataatgaaggtgtcaggtgaGCCTCCGTGGGAAGAGCATTTCCCAAATAGGGATCCACCACAGCAAAGACCCCGTTCTTGTGGTGACACCCTCCGGACCTCAAGTGGAGGAGGcacccaaagaagggcctcaggatgATTTCAGgctccaggtcagttcatatggagagaggtgatccttgaggtattgtggtcctgagccgtttaaggctttagagATCAAAACCAGTGCCTGTGGTTGGACTACTACTGCCATTGTTACTAccattaattcaatttatataccaccctttatcaaaagacccCAGGgtagtatacagtcataccttggattgaatgcgcttcaggttgagcgtgttcgagttgcgctccgcggcaagccagaagtaacagagcacgttacttccgggtttcgccacttgcgcatgcgcagacgctcaaaataacGTCACATGCGCAGCAGCAGTGAAAAGTGATGCgtgcgtgtgcagacgtgccatctctagttacgtttgcttctaagatgcgaacggggctccggaacggatcccgttcgtgtccagaggtaccactgtacagcgttaaaaaaaattacagaacatcaatgataaaaacataaaaagcatactgacagataataaaatagtcatcataataacagtcctctCCCCTACAAtttcacaggccatagattatttaatagccataggcatgggtaaagaggaatgcttttgccttgcgcctaaagacatgtaatgaaggcaccaggcaagcctctctgtggagagcattccacaatcggGGAGCCACCACTCTTGTTGCCACCCTTCCTTGTCACTAGGCAGCTCCCAAACCCCCGTGTTACCGTTTTATTctacttatttctttttaaatgtttttatttcattttgcaacATGCAGCAAAGGAGGACTGTTGCAAGCATCTTGAATGCCTTTGCATTATTCACCCATAAGAGCtttcaggatacagtggtacacGTCTTGGATTATAAACATGTCAAGCCCGGAAGTGTGTGTTGTGGtttgtaacctttttttttttttggattacaacccccttttttgggggggggattatgaacacatttttttgggaggccccattggtgaaagcgcaccttgggttacaacctattttggtttacaaacagacctccggaacggattatggttgtaaaccaaggtaccactgtattgtgaatgaaaaggaaaatacaTTATCACACCACACAAATGGCATACAAAGAAAGAGTGTACACTCTACTCAAGGAGAACTCTCCAATAGTCCACCATGACTGGGAATGGCAGGAGTCCTTGTTTGCTCTTCCTGTCTCAAGTGAGATACAAATGGTCACTGTaccatgtaaaaaaagaaaaggggcttTGCCCTTCCTTTAGCCACATagtttcattttgtttctttaacGTATTTGTATTCTGTCATTCTCCCATGATggcattcattattattatttttcaaaatgtgtaAAATGTAAAGTAACAAAACCAGTAGCAAAATACAGTAAGCCTTCAATATATGTGAGGTTACATTCCAGGCATCATGGCCGTTGGGATTTTTTCCTGGATGCCTGCTCTTTTTTCACcccttaaaaaaattttttttaattgccaagcagGCAAAGCAGAATGTACACAAgctaaatgtgtgtaagttgtgaGCTTACTGTACATCAAAACAATTTTACAACCACTTGTGCTTGCTTGCTATTTAAAAGGGCAAAGATTAAGTTGTACTTGTTAAAAACATATAAAGCACAGAGCTTCCCCCCTTTAATGTGTTTTCCTCCCAGCACCCTTTTCCAGATTGACTCCTCTGGCCAAGGAAATCCTGATGTGCACATTCTGCTATGGATCCCCTGGCTCATTGCAAAGGACTCTGCGACATGTTTTAAGGCAGGCATCTGCCTTAAACCAGGTACTGTACAAAATAATGGCTTGGCATTGAGCCAGTTACTTACCCCATGGGTTTTATACACTAGGAAATTTGCAGTATAACTACAATCGGCACCTGCATTACCACAGACCAAGGATTCCAATAGCTtaaggcagaccctccaagtgtattttccagggacagaaacCGTCCCAgtctctgatttgatcccagaatgttcctctgttccttagaacgtccctacttttcatcagagaagtgttggagggtacggTAGGACATCCAGTagtatgagccagtgtggtgtagtggttaagagcgatagactcgtaatctggggaaccgggttcgcgtctccgctcctccacatgcagctgctgggtgaccttgggccagtcacacttctttgaagtctctcagccccattcacctcacagagtgtttgttgtgggggaggaagggaaaggagaatgttagccgctttgagactccttaaagggagtgaaaggcgggatatcaaatccaaacccctcctcttcctcctcctcctcctcttcttcttcttcttcttcatcatctctatttttgtcagagaaatgttggagggtatgctaaagTGGGGGTGACagcatttttgttgctgctgctgtgaaatAACTGGGAATTTGAAACCATTGTACCTCAGCTGAAAATCATGTAGCAATCCACCAGTGCATCCAAATCTATATTCCCTCTGCCTGTGTTTTAAGGTATAGCTGTTGGACCTCACTACATGCTCATTAAAGCATACACAACAGCATCTTGTGGTTGTACACACAGTGGAAGTGTACAAGCTTTCTTTCAGGGAACCACtgacaaactatggtttattggaATGTATTGCAAACAATCAacatattattgtatttttattttgaaatggatTTTGTAGCTTAGGGGCCAGAATGTTTGTTTAGTATGAATGCTTTTTATTCCACACTGACTTGATGGTTGTGGTGGGTCCCAAagcttatttttatatttatatcgcacctttcctccaaggagctcagaatgACTGGCATACGTCATCTTTTCCTCCTTCCTATAAGTTGAGGAATAGCAACTTGTCAAAAAatacccagagagcttcatggctgaataaggatttgaacccaggtctctgtgTTCCAAGTTGTGTGCTATTCTGTCCACTCCACCATACTCTCTCTTTAAAACACACAGTACTGAGCAGTTTATAAAAATGTAGGAGCCAtgtcaggaaaaaagaaaagagtaatTTCTTGCCTAACATTTTGCTTCTCTGCTGTTCTTGTGTGCACTTTCCTCATAACATCTCCCAAGCCACATATTTCTTACAAGTCACCCTACCAGTTTATTGAGTGTTAATTAATCCAAAATTACTCAAACACAGCTGGTTGTGCAGTCACATGCAATAAGGTGCATTAGCACCCTGAGGTAAATTAGGCAGAAATATGATTGCTCCAGAAGTACTAGATTTAAGTTGCTGCACCTGCAAGCTACATCTTAGCAGATGCTTGCGCCCAGGACTCTCATTAGCTTTATTCTTGTAACATTAAAATTAAGTTTAATTTTGCTCTTGACCCGAGCTGAAGTGGTATTGGTCCTTTGGTAATCTTTGCTGCTGTACAGTCCAGGGTTAAAGTGCTTGAGTTGCAACCctcatttttattgtattgtattgatagGTTGCCTTTCATAACAAACCAGGTGCTAGAATGCTAGTATCATCCCCAGGGCCCCAGTTGTAAGCAAAATGGGTGAAGATGATTGTTCATATTAAAATAGGgttagacaaaaaagaaaaagcttccaGCCAGCCTACCCAGACAAATAATTTAGCCATATATATCATTTAGCCATATATATTAGTTCAGTCTATCTGTGAATCATTGATAATTGTTTTATATAATTGTGTATACTTagatggttttttattattaagcaGCCCGTACATTTTTCTAAATGAATGAATACAtttatggagaataaggctactagccatgatagcagCACTGTACATCTTTGAAGACCAGTTTATGAGGACCACAAGTGGGAAGAATGTTGCGCTCATGTCCTGCCTGTGGACTTACCATAGGcacctggtttgccactgtgagaacaggatgctgggcttgatGGAAATTTGGCCtggtaagaacataaaaagaacctCCTGAATCAGGCTAAAGGCCCATGTAGTGCAGTATCCagatctcacagtgaccaaccagatttcTGAACGCAACAACACTCTTCACCTCTGCGGTTTCTGGTACTCAGAAACTTACAGTCTCTGACAGTGAAGGGAGAACCTGGTCATTGATCCACCTGCAGGATTTTTCTTGTGTTCATATATACTTCTGTGGAATTTTTTGAGGAAGAAATTCTCCTTGTGATGTGGTATTTGAATTAAGTAAGTCTGCTTCAAAACTAGAGGGCTGAAATCCGCCTACTGCTCCAGCAGCTGAAAATTTCATACTTCACTGAGATTTGTATGGGGAACATGTAAATGCAGAAACCAACAAGACAAAACCAAGGAAGATTCTAGTGCCATTGTAAGAACTAACACTTTTAGCATAGCGTTGaatctctgatcctaaacttcctctgccttgtgtgcaatcttcagaagaaaaggctaacaagtaaaccctacacaaatccagaatggagttcCTAAGATGGATGGCAACTTgtgcacctccttccagcaactcctgtagccaagctggtgccagacatattgctctgctttcctttgggccttATCAGCAAGCCAAAaggggagtcttgtcatctgggcagcctaggCCCTCCATACACACTGGCCAGCCTTGtgcccagagaggtcacttcagtgctgctagcacagtggtttgacttcacccccagaggcacattcCATTGTCCATTGATACAGATCTGTGCCAACAATGTTTTGTGTTCAGAACCCACTTCTACCACGATGCATGAATTAGTCACTTAAgtctttttttataaataaaaaaccaggaaaaagaaaaagaaggcagagAATACAAAATATGTAGAAGCAAGAGTGGGGAAGAGAGATGAGATTAACAAAATAGAGTGGGGAAACTTTCCTGGTAAATGTAAATGTGCAGCATGAAAATTGCTGAAAATTTAGGTTACCCTGAAGAGCAATGAAAGTAGTCAGAAAGTAGATATTAAGGCTAACTGTTATATCTTCCCTAGGTTATTGCTGTACAGAGGCCCTTTCTAACCAAAActgcttttcttttgcatttctaCACTCCAAGTGCTGATCTTGCATTCTGCTCCAGCAAATGAGTCACTAAGGCATTAGCCAGTCCTGTAGATGAGTAAATACATGTGCCAGTTTGTTTTGCCTTCTGCTTTGAAACCCAAGAGCATATCTTGCTGAAATGTTTTGGTTAGTGCTTTCCCAACTTCAGACCCCTGCTCtgtccaattccataatttaaaaTCGGAACCTTTACTCTTGTATCTGAAAAACTTCCCCATTTTTAAAGAATCCCAATAATAATACCTACCCTCAGAGAAGTATGCTTTCTGTATTcacctgctcactggaaggaagcaAGTTCTGAACAATGAGTTATGCAGAGATGCAACGGATAAGGTTATTGGTGAATGAGCTGTCACAATTCACTAGAGAGTTTTGATGGGGAGCTCTAGTGTAGCCAGTCCCATCCATGTTTGCTGTCAATGTTGATCAGCCGGCCGTTGATGTCAGCAAGCTCTTGCTTGCAAAGGAACAATACAGAGCTAACTTTGATTACCCCTTTGTAGCCATGTCCTTACCTGCTTCGCACCTCACATTACATCTTAATGTCAGGTGCTGGATCTAATTAAGCCTATTATCTGgaagttgccaacccctggttttgGCAGTGGAGCTAATTACCTGTTGCACTCCATGGGCCACACAACCTAAATTACTACATATCAGGGACTCTTAACAGTCCaagtagtttttattttttattttatttcttaccaGCCTTCCACTGTGAGATCACAGGGTGGATTAcagcaataaaaaatacaatattaaaaccagTTTGAAATAAATTATATTCAAGAGAATAGGGtcctgatatgtgtgtgtgtgtgtgtatcaagtGTCAAAGGGAAGGCCAGGGTAAAGTGCAAACAATAAAGCTTTTTGTCAATTAAAATAACAGAGAGTCAGAATTGGTGGCTGCTATACTACAAATCGCATTGAGTGATGCATGTCTAGCTTAAGAAACATTCACTGTAGGAATGTGAGCAGACTTGGTATGATTAACAATAAACTATGTTGTCTCTTAGTAGCTAACCCTGGGAGCACATGAATGGCAGACATCTCCTGGCTGCTTCTATAATTTCTGTCCAGAACTCCAATTTTGTATATCCTTCATGTCAAAACTGCTTTTCCAGGCTACTCCTAGATTTAAAGAGGTAAGTCCACTCCAGAGCACTGATAAATTTGGACtaccatctagcacagcacaaaCAGGAAAGCTGTGGCCCTTCGAATGTTGAGCTTCAACTCCCATAAGATCCatccagcagaaaacaacctttctccctcctctatatgacatccttttatatatttgaacatggctatcacatcaccccttaacctcctcttctccaggctaaacatgcccagctcccttagccattcctcataaggcatcgtttccagacctttgaccattttggttgccctcctctggacacgttccagtttgtcagtgtccttcttggactgtggtgcccagaactggacacagtactccaggtgaggtctgaccagagcagaatacagtggcactattacttcccttgatctagatgctatactcctattgatgcagcccagaattgcattggcttttttagctgccgcgtcacactgttggctcatgtcaagtttgtggtcaaccaggactcctagatcattttcacatgtactgctctcaagccaggtgtcgcccatcttgtatttgtgcctctcattttttttgcccaagtgcaatactttacatttctccctgttaaagttcatcttgtttgctttggcccagttctctaatctgtcaaggtcgttttgaagtgtgatcctgtcctctggggtgttagccacccctcccagtttccaCACAGTGACCACACACACAGCCTTCAAGCAGGCAAGTAAGAGGActtgtcacagttcaaggacaccttcCAGACAGGCAAAGCATCCAAGGACATGGAGCAGAGTCAGTGGGGGAGTGTGGCCTTGAGAGAGTGGAATAGAGAAAGTCCTAAGGGCCAGATAGCGGGGCCTCATTCGATCCTCAGGCTTGGAAGTTCATCACATGGGGCAGCAGAAGGCAAATGCCATAGTTTAAACTGTGGTGAAAAACTTGAGTATTTGGAACTGCAGTTGAAAGATTCGCCACACGGGGGAGCTCCATGGTTCAGCGGTACGTGATAAGTGAAGCCTAGTCCGGAAAAGCTTCTGCTTTCATAAATCTGTTAACATTTACACTCTAAAGTATGTCAACATCGTTTCCAGTAATCTGTAATTCTTCTAACACAATATAGATTAATTCTCATTTTTCAATTGTTCACCGAGTAGCCCACCTTTCATTGTGATGCATTGCCAGGTTTAATTCCCCCTTTAGGGCTTAATCTGAAGCAGGGCATAGTTCTGGCCTCTAAAGAGTCAGCTCTCTCTTTTAGAACATACAAAATGACAAAGAGCGCACACAGAGTATATAACTGCAACCAGTTCTGTTCCCCCAGGAGGTCACAGAGTGAGTCTCCCATACAGGATTGTTTCCCACCGCTTCTCACTTATGAAATTAAATTGTCTGTTGCAGATGGGGACTGCCTTTTCCTAACCACTTCTGTGAGTCCAAATCTGAGCCGAGGTTTGAATCCAGGTTTCCTCCGCTCAGAACCTGTGAAAGCAGGTCGCTTTTGCCATTTCCACTCATTTTTTCCTAAGGCAACAATCCCAAGTACACTTCCTAGGCAGTGAATCTAATGGGactcagtggaacttgcttccgAGCAAATATgcaaaggattgtgctgttagattATTAAGATGACAGGTGATTAAAGACTTAGGTTGGGAAGCTGGTATGCACCTGCAATATTTGTCAGCTTCCAGTAGCTTTTTCATCTGGTCTTTTAACAGGTACAGTTGCCTGAAGTGTGGCTGCTCAGGTGACTCTAGGGAAGCGAACTACAGGTATCGACTCTCACTAGAGGTAGCTGACACTCGTGATGTATTTGAGGTGACAGTATTTGGAAGCTGTTTGGATACTTTCTTTGGAGTGACAGCAAAGGGACTGCAGAGGTAAGGAATGCAACAtcatttctctgctgaaaatgagtgtgtccccctcccccccccagtacaTCCCAGACTGCATGTGATGTAATTATGTCTCTAAAAACAGTTGCGGCACATTTTGCTGCTTGGATACCAAGCTGGTATTTATTAATAGGGGCAATTAAATCTGTGCAGCTATGAAATTTGTGGACATTCAGCAAGCCCAGCACATTCTAGTGGGGTGGATCCCTGGACAAATCTGGACTCAAGTCTCCTCTCAGCTttccttaaaacattttttttaaattgatgtTTGTGTATATAAACATCCATCTGTAAGATGAAAGAAGAGCAAACAATGACTACATCTTGCCACCTAACCCTGATTTCAGTTTCTAAGAAAAAGGGAGCATGATTGCTTCATgccctgcattttaaaaaatggcaataaTCAGTCTTTGTCCAGAAAATTCAAGCT from Podarcis raffonei isolate rPodRaf1 chromosome 4, rPodRaf1.pri, whole genome shotgun sequence includes these protein-coding regions:
- the DDIAS gene encoding DNA damage-induced apoptosis suppressor protein isoform X2; protein product: MNGRHLLAASIISVQNSNFVYPSCQNCFSRLLLDLKRYSCLKCGCSGDSREANYRYRLSLEVADTRDVFEVTVFGSCLDTFFGVTAKGLQRYIEELKQEARGPDRDEVLGLVFQAVETCFLGKKFVFGVKVHHEPDSSPFLAG